A single Salmo trutta chromosome 14, fSalTru1.1, whole genome shotgun sequence DNA region contains:
- the LOC115147199 gene encoding TBC1 domain family member 24 yields the protein MENIGKYTTTGDCLVIDIEENLTFAEENPVPDSMIHVSRTPKFSTCGTISLDPSPMETTTDQDQELSSAARHRRPRSHSYYSPEDAKKYGIETATDENFVRPRSRSFYSYETSELHREGNFTRSNAMRPRSNSLEKRGDRKTENSADGNQGIMARLNSKRSKSNTIKHLPCRDPNGRRGSLKGVPMMTISESENWEISSCSGMKYGQFVDWEKIDPESSERYQRILKSDHQELKTMGRSGFWAMPHTLRAKAYYHIIHGINCRSIKPDRDRYQDVAKKLFGEQKMSTHPFPEYMDDGVIPRYCLNEAGLNSVKKVLLCIGKHFPDINFCPILPALVALLLHFSEDEAECFHSICRLIAYNDPNKRYIDQTFLTYRASCMTFGDLANRYCRGIRKLIASSHQNLFEFYSDWIMWIFADLPFTYAIRVLDVYLLEGYKVLYRVALALLSLYKVSVSSRVAYVEDFRRDMKSFVENVARHCTVEKLLERAFIIQLATRRELNLLFNANKDSLMQKGISIHQKRQSCQVVDFDSFSSSVVTGTEMRIVWAWIPERFALFNPKRLFSTDEHGRSLASFYSRVEGHEPAILLLKTVDEEVCGAFLSTDLIQRKKYDSEEPAYFGTGESFVFTLRPGMERYQRAVVHITAKRQPSPDLRAARVCVYTSSGEEESSSTPLSTTSTTNHTDLTCPSGTLQDPSYLTIPFTTSSPEPLSPSPKRAKEQGASMFIAGDHERLFIGGDGGHALCLQADLEGGYTERCDTFESAPLCKRHFKIRSLEVWGIQNSISFSHYFSY from the exons ATGGAAAACATTGGGAAGTATACCACCACTGGAGACTGTCTTGTCATTGATATAGAGGAGAACTTGACATTTGCAGAGGAGAATCCTGTACCAGACAGCATGATCCATGTTTCAAGAACGCCCAAGTTCTCCACTTGTGGGACTATAAGTTTAGACCCGTCTCCTATGGAAACAACCACTGACCAGGACCAGGAATTGAGCTCAGCAGCCAGACACAGAAGACCCAGGTCCCATTCCTACTACAGCCCAGAGGACGCCAAAAAGTATGGCATAGAGACGGCAACAGATGAGAACTTTGTCAGGCCACGCTCCAGGTCTTTCTATAGTTACGAGACGTCTGAGCTCCACAGAGAAGGGAACTTTACCAGGTCCAACGCCATGAGGCCGAGATCCAACTccctggagaagagaggggacAGGAAGACGGAGAATAGTGCGGATGGGAATCAGGGGATCATGGCTCGGCTCAACTCCAAGAGATCCAAATCCAACACCATCAAACACTTGCCATGCAGAGATCCCAATG GCAGAAGAGGCAGTCTGAAGGGTGTCCCCATGATGACCATCTCTGAATCAGAGAACTGGGAGATCAGCTCCTGTTCTGGCATGAAGTATGGCCAGTTTGTGGACTGGGAGAAGATAGACCCTGAATCTTCAGAGCGCTACCAGAGGATTCTGAAGTCGGACCACCAGGAGCTGAAGACCATGGGTCGATCAGGGTTCTGGGCCATGCCCCATACACTAAGGGCCAAGGCCTATTATCATATAATTCATGGTATCAACTGCAGGTCCATCAAACCGGATCGAGACCGTTACCAGGATGTGGCCAAGAAGCTCTTCGGGGAGCAGAAGATGAGCACACACCCGTTCCCTGAGTACATGGATGATGGCGTGATCCCTAG GTACTGCCTCAACGAAGCTGGTCTCAATTCTGTCAAAAAGGTCCTCCTCTGCATCGGCAAGCACTTCCCGGACATCAACTTCTGCCCAATCCTCCCAGCCTTGGTGGCTCTCCTCCTGCATTTCAGCGAAGACGAAGCCGAGTGCTTCCACAGCATCTGCCGCCTTATCGCCTACAATGACCCCAACAAGCGCTACATCGACCAGACATTCCTCACCTACCGGGCCTCCTGCATGACCTTTGGCGACTTGGCCAACAGGTACTGCCGCGGCATCCGCAAGCTAATCGCCAGCTCCCACCAGAACCTCTTTGAGTTCTACTCTGATTGGATCATGTGGATCTTTGCCGACCTCCCCTTCACATACGCTATCAGGGTCCTGGATGTCTATCTTCTGGAGGGTTACAAGGTTCTCTACAGGGTGGCTCTGGCTCTTCTCAGCTTGTACAAGGTCTCGGTTTCGTCTCGTGTAGCCTACGTGGAGGACTTCAGGCGAGACATGAAAAGCTTTGTGGAGAACGTGGCGCGTCACTGTACGGTGGAGAAGCTGCTGGAGAGGGCCTTCATTATCCAGCTGGCCACGCGGAGGGAGCTCAACCTACTGTTCAACGCTAACAAGGACTCACTCATGCAGAAGGGCATCAGTATCCACCAGAAGCG GCAGTCGTGCCAGGTAGTGGATTTTGACAGCTTCAGCTCCAGCGTtgtcacagggacagagatgagGATTGTCTGGGCCTGGATCCCTGAACGCTTTGCCCTCTTCAATCCCAAAAGGCTGTTCAGCACCGACGAACATGGCCGAAGCCTGGCCTC ATTTTATTCCCGTGTTGAGGGGCATGAGCCAGCAATCTTGCTTCTGAAAACTGTGGATGAAGAG GTCTGTGGTGCCTTCCTGTCGACAGATTTGATTCAGCGGAAAAAGTATGATTCAGAAGAACCTGCGTATTTTGGGACTGGGGAGAGCTTTGTTTTCACG CTTCGTCCAGGCATGGAGCGCTACCAACGGGCTGTGGTTCACATTACGGCCAAGAGACAACCTTCTCCAGACCTTCGAGCTGCTCGGGTCTGTGTATACACTTCCTCTGGTGAAGAGGAATCCTCCTCTACCCCACTTTCCACCACCTCTACTACCAACCACACCGACCTGACCTGTCCATCAGGGACCCTCCAGGACCCCAGCTACCTGACCATTCCCTTTACCACCTCCTCCCCCgaacctctctccccctcacccaaGAGGGCCAAGGAACAAGGGGCCTCCATGTTCATCGCCGGAGACCACGAAAGGCTATTCATTG GTGGCGATGGGGGTCACGCTCTCTGCCTACAGGCTGATCTGGAGGGGGGCTACACGGAGCGATGTGACACCTTCGAGAGCGCCCCTCTCTGCAAGAGACACTTTAAGATCCGGTCACTGGAAGTGTGGGGAATTCAGAACTCCATCTCGT